The following are encoded together in the Ralstonia insidiosa genome:
- a CDS encoding electron transfer flavoprotein-ubiquinone oxidoreductase, whose protein sequence is MNVQEIDRKYGPREAMEYDVVVVGAGPAGLSTAIRLKQLANEKGCDLSVCVLEKGSEPGAHILSGAVMDPKAITELFPNWKEQGAPLNQPVTRDDVLFLSENGHRRTPDALVPRNFHNDDCYVVSLGAVTRWLAEQAEGLGVEIFPGFAASEVLFNEDGSVKGVATGDLGLGKDGKPSDSFQRGMELHAKYTVFAEGARGHLGKQLIARFKLDDGKDPQSYAIGIKELWEIPADKAKPGLVVHTAGWPMNSDTYGGGFLYHLEGNKVTLGFVTGLDYKNPWLSPFEEMQRWKTHPAIRAHIEGGKRLGYGARAITAGGLLSLPKTVFPGGALVGCDAGFLNAARIKGSHAAIKSGMLCAEAAFDAVVAGRSSDELDVYSAAFQQSWLHTELHQSRNFKQWFKKGNLIGALMTGVEQWFLPKVGVNTPPWTIHRMHADHVYLRPGSECPKIDYPKPDGSLTFDRLSSVFVSNTNHEENQPAHLTLRDASVPVNVNLAKFGGPESRYCPAGVYEFVHNDGAAKLVVNAQNCVHCKTCDIKDPTQNIVWVAPEGGGGPNYAGM, encoded by the coding sequence ATGAATGTTCAGGAAATCGACCGTAAGTATGGGCCGCGGGAAGCGATGGAATACGATGTTGTGGTGGTTGGGGCAGGCCCTGCAGGGCTGAGCACCGCCATCCGGCTCAAGCAACTGGCCAACGAGAAGGGCTGCGATCTTAGTGTCTGCGTGCTCGAAAAGGGTTCCGAGCCAGGTGCGCATATTCTGTCGGGCGCGGTCATGGATCCGAAGGCCATCACCGAACTGTTCCCAAATTGGAAAGAGCAAGGTGCCCCGCTGAACCAGCCAGTCACGCGGGATGATGTCCTGTTTCTCTCTGAGAATGGGCATCGGCGTACGCCCGATGCACTGGTTCCACGCAACTTCCACAACGACGACTGCTATGTCGTCAGCCTGGGTGCAGTCACGAGGTGGCTGGCAGAACAAGCCGAGGGGCTCGGCGTGGAGATCTTTCCTGGATTTGCCGCATCCGAAGTTCTCTTCAACGAGGACGGTTCTGTCAAGGGCGTGGCAACGGGAGACTTGGGTCTTGGAAAAGACGGCAAGCCGAGCGATAGCTTTCAACGTGGCATGGAGTTGCATGCGAAGTACACGGTCTTCGCCGAGGGCGCCCGTGGTCATCTTGGAAAGCAACTCATCGCGAGGTTCAAGCTCGATGACGGTAAGGATCCGCAGAGCTATGCCATCGGCATCAAAGAGCTCTGGGAGATTCCGGCTGATAAGGCCAAGCCGGGCTTAGTGGTGCATACCGCCGGGTGGCCTATGAACAGCGACACCTATGGCGGTGGCTTTCTCTACCACCTTGAAGGCAACAAGGTGACCTTGGGATTCGTGACGGGTCTGGACTACAAGAATCCTTGGCTTTCACCATTCGAGGAAATGCAGCGCTGGAAGACGCATCCAGCCATTCGAGCTCACATCGAGGGCGGTAAGCGTTTGGGCTACGGTGCCCGAGCAATTACCGCTGGGGGGCTACTAAGCCTGCCGAAGACGGTCTTTCCGGGTGGAGCGCTGGTTGGCTGCGACGCTGGCTTTTTGAACGCCGCCCGCATCAAAGGCAGTCATGCTGCGATCAAGAGCGGGATGCTTTGTGCTGAAGCAGCCTTTGATGCTGTGGTGGCCGGCCGCAGTAGCGATGAGTTGGACGTCTACTCCGCGGCGTTCCAGCAGAGCTGGTTACACACAGAACTACACCAATCGCGCAACTTCAAGCAGTGGTTCAAGAAGGGCAACCTGATTGGCGCGCTGATGACAGGTGTTGAGCAATGGTTCTTGCCAAAGGTCGGTGTAAATACTCCGCCTTGGACGATCCACCGCATGCACGCCGACCACGTGTATCTCCGTCCGGGATCTGAGTGCCCCAAGATCGACTACCCAAAACCGGACGGTTCGCTCACGTTTGATAGGTTGTCTAGCGTATTCGTAAGCAACACCAACCATGAAGAGAACCAGCCGGCCCACCTGACACTCCGGGATGCCAGTGTGCCGGTGAACGTCAACCTGGCGAAGTTCGGCGGGCCCGAGAGTCGCTATTGCCCGGCGGGTGTGTACGAGTTCGTCCACAACGACGGCGCAGCAAAGTTGGTCGTCAACGCGCAGAACTGCGTGCATTGCAAAACCTGCGACATCAAGGACCCAACACAGAACATCGTATGGGTCGCGCCGGAAGGCGGCGGTGGCCCAAATTACGCGGGAATGTAA
- a CDS encoding electron transfer flavoprotein subunit alpha/FixB family protein — protein sequence MTVLVIAEHDNTTIKASTLNTVTAAKACSSGEVHVLVAGFNATAAAQVATQIVGVAKVIHADGASLADGLAENLAAQVLAVAANYSHILFPATASGKNVAPRVAAKLDVAQISDIIKVESFDTFERPIYAGNAIALVQSSDAIKIVTVRTTAFEAAATSGSLGTAERTDAVADGGQSSLVRRELTVSDRPELASAKIVISGGRALGSAEKFSEVIIPLADKLGAAVGASRAAVDAGYAPNDLQVGQTGKIVAPQLYIALGISGAIQHLAGMKDSKVIVAINKDPEAPIFSIADYGLAADLFTAVPELLRAL from the coding sequence ATGACTGTCCTAGTAATCGCAGAGCACGACAACACCACCATCAAAGCCTCCACCCTGAATACTGTTACGGCCGCCAAGGCCTGCAGTAGCGGGGAGGTACACGTACTTGTCGCCGGTTTCAACGCTACAGCGGCGGCGCAGGTGGCAACGCAGATTGTCGGCGTGGCGAAGGTGATTCATGCAGATGGTGCAAGTTTGGCAGACGGTTTAGCTGAAAATCTCGCAGCTCAAGTACTGGCTGTTGCGGCCAACTACAGCCACATCCTTTTTCCGGCTACGGCGAGTGGCAAGAACGTTGCCCCGCGTGTAGCCGCTAAGCTCGACGTCGCTCAGATCAGCGACATCATTAAGGTTGAGAGCTTTGATACCTTCGAGCGGCCCATCTACGCGGGCAACGCGATCGCGCTCGTGCAATCGAGTGACGCCATCAAGATAGTGACCGTACGAACCACAGCTTTCGAGGCCGCAGCCACCTCGGGCAGCTTGGGCACAGCAGAACGCACAGACGCCGTAGCTGACGGCGGTCAGAGCAGCCTCGTGAGACGCGAACTGACCGTAAGCGATCGTCCTGAACTTGCCTCTGCCAAGATTGTTATATCAGGTGGCCGTGCGTTAGGCTCTGCCGAGAAATTCTCGGAGGTCATCATCCCGTTGGCAGATAAGCTGGGTGCAGCCGTTGGCGCCAGTCGCGCAGCGGTGGACGCCGGTTATGCGCCCAACGATTTGCAAGTGGGACAAACAGGAAAGATCGTGGCGCCGCAACTGTACATCGCACTGGGTATCTCCGGCGCTATTCAGCACCTTGCGGGCATGAAGGACTCCAAGGTCATCGTGGCAATTAACAAAGATCCGGAGGCGCCGATCTTCTCTATTGCAGACTATGGATTGGCTGCGGACTTGTTCACAGCAGTACCAGAACTTTTGAGGGCGCTCTAA
- a CDS encoding TetR/AcrR family transcriptional regulator gives MEDHDRMTISSAGVDSASAGTQSGHASRRSRSERAVLDAARELLAESGFGSLTVEGVATRAGVAKTTIYRRYRSRTDLALAVLIEGVSDVNSQPYVQDTTTELVLLVNRTIHLMSTTLWGRVMKGLVSEVAADPELAQVYREQVVSKRVADIRLLVERGIARGELRPGLDPEMVTDLLLGPIYYRLFLSGSPLDEDFGKRLVATLLPAFAT, from the coding sequence ATGGAAGACCATGATCGAATGACTATTTCAAGCGCGGGGGTCGATAGTGCGTCCGCAGGCACGCAATCTGGCCATGCCTCGCGGCGGTCTCGAAGCGAGCGAGCGGTTTTGGACGCGGCTCGAGAATTGCTCGCAGAAAGCGGATTCGGCAGCCTGACCGTCGAAGGCGTTGCTACACGGGCGGGGGTGGCCAAGACCACGATTTACCGTCGCTATCGCTCGAGGACGGATCTTGCTCTTGCGGTCCTGATAGAAGGGGTCAGTGATGTAAATTCCCAACCGTATGTGCAGGACACGACCACCGAGCTGGTCTTGCTGGTCAACAGGACCATCCATCTCATGAGCACCACCCTGTGGGGCCGGGTTATGAAGGGCCTCGTTTCGGAGGTCGCCGCCGATCCTGAGCTCGCGCAGGTCTATCGGGAGCAAGTGGTGAGCAAAAGGGTTGCAGACATCCGTCTCTTGGTGGAGCGCGGCATCGCCAGGGGAGAACTGCGGCCAGGGCTTGATCCCGAAATGGTCACAGACCTGTTGCTTGGCCCGATTTACTACCGCCTCTTCCTCAGTGGCTCGCCGCTGGACGAAGACTTTGGAAAGCGGCTTGTCGCCACATTGTTGCCTGCGTTCGCCACCTAG
- a CDS encoding IS3 family transposase (programmed frameshift): protein MYSFEDRLRAVELYIKLGKRVRATIRQLGYPTKNALKGWYREYERRLDLPKGYARPKPKYSQEQKEAAVRHYLDHGRGIAATMKALGYPGRASLTAWIQELHPESRVRVDGRAERIPRPPALKQAAVIALCTRQGSADALAQEIGVCRPTLYNWKNHLLGREVSASMKRQHDLPRGPEREELERQLEALRRDIRRSQLEQDLLKKANEILKKDTGINRQFLTNQEKTLLVDALRQTYTLAELLTEVGLPRSSYFYHRARLDVADRYVEVRRTITEIFERNHRCYGYRRMQASLIKQSVSISEKVVQRLMKQECLVAVTPNRRRYGSYLGEISPAPDNLINRDFRAAAPNEKWLTDITEFQIPAGKVYLSPMIDCFDGMVVSWSIGTRPDAELVNSMLDAATETVASTSARPVVHSDRGAHYRWPGWLTRIADAKLVRSMSRKGYSPDNAACEGLFGRLKTELFYPRNWQSTTIEQFIKALDSYIRWYNEKQIKLSLGALSPFEYRRSLGIVA from the exons ATGTATTCGTTCGAGGACAGGCTTCGAGCGGTCGAGCTCTACATCAAGCTCGGCAAGCGCGTCAGGGCAACCATTCGTCAGTTGGGGTACCCGACCAAGAACGCGCTGAAGGGTTGGTACCGGGAGTACGAGCGGCGACTCGATCTTCCAAAGGGCTATGCGCGCCCCAAGCCGAAATATTCTCAAGAGCAAAAGGAGGCGGCTGTCAGGCACTACCTCGATCATGGACGGGGCATCGCTGCCACCATGAAGGCGCTGGGATATCCGGGCCGGGCGTCGCTGACCGCCTGGATTCAGGAACTCCATCCTGAGTCAAGAGTGCGCGTTGATGGCAGAGCTGAGCGGATCCCTCGCCCTCCTGCGCTGAAGCAGGCTGCGGTCATTGCGTTGTGCACCCGTCAAGGCAGTGCAGACGCCTTGGCCCAGGAAATTGGCGTGTGCAGGCCAACGTTGTACAACTGGAAGAACCACCTACTCGGCCGCGAGGTTTCAGCATCCATGAAGCGCCAACACGATTTGCCGCGAGGCCCTGAACGGGAGGAGTTGGAGCGCCAGCTCGAGGCTCTTCGACGCGACATCAGACGCTCGCAGCTCGAACAAGACCTCCTAAAGAAGGCGAATGAAATCTTAAAAAAAGACACGGGCATCAACCGGCAGTTCCTGACCAATCAGGAGAAGACGCTGCTGGTTGATGCCCTGAGACAGACGTACACGCTGGCGGAGCTTCTCACTGAGGTAGGCCTGCCACGCAGTTCGTACTTCTACCACCGCGCCCGACTGGATGTGGCAGACAGGTACGTTGAAGTACGTCGCACCATCACCGAGATATTCGAGCGCAACCACCGCTGCTATGGCTACCGCCGGATGCAGGCATCGCTGATCAAGCAAAGCGTCAGCATCTCGGAGAAGGTGGTGCAGCGTTTGATGAAGCAGGAATGCCTGGTCGCTGTAACGCCGAATCGTCGCCGGTACGGCTCCTACCTGGGCGAGATCAGCCCAGCGCCAGATAACCTCATCAACCGCGACTTTAGGGCCGCGGCGCCCAATGAGAAATGGCTCACGGATATCACTGAGTTCCAGATCCCAGCCGGCAAAGTGTATCTCTCACCCATGATCGACTGCTTCGACGGCATGGTCGTCAGTTGGTCGATTGGCACGCGTCCAGACGCTGAGTTGGTCAACTCCATGTTGGATGCTGCGACCGAGACGGTTGCATCCACCAGTGCACGGCCAGTCGTGCACTCCGACCGTGGCGCCCACTATCGCTGGCCAGGCTGGTTGACGCGCATTGCCGATGCGAAGCTGGTGCGCTCGATGTCGCGCAAGGGGTACTCGCCTGACAACGCTGCGTGCGAAGGCCTCTTCGGTCGGCTCAAAACCGAGCTGTTCTATCCTCGAAACTGGCAGTCCACAACCATCGAGCAGTTCATCAAAGCGCTGGACTCCTATATCCGTTGGTACAACGAAAAGCAGATCAAACTCTCACTGGGCGCTCTGAGCCCGT TCGAGTACCGCAGGAGCCTTGGAATCGTCGCTTAA
- a CDS encoding NAD(P)-dependent oxidoreductase, whose protein sequence is MSKKIGFVGLGTMGLPMAINLNKAGFKVIGYDAFDGSRDRAKAAGITVATTLKEVAEQADDAIVSMVRDYNQNVEVLLGDDGLLSVDPKGLTIIVMSTLDPDSMNTLGRRVEAAADVKLIAAAVSGGATGAQAGTLSIMASGPEDRVNAARPYFDAVGSNTFYYGANPGNSQAAKLVNNMVLGVIMNGVAEGLKFGAHYNLPQEELLNLFKVSTGDSWVARNWDSVSKWTEDTALSVLLKDLKAAHLKGLEHGITMPFNALSSTMLFDSWGQKPKAN, encoded by the coding sequence ATGAGCAAAAAGATCGGCTTCGTAGGACTCGGGACCATGGGATTACCTATGGCAATTAACCTGAATAAGGCAGGCTTCAAGGTCATCGGTTACGACGCCTTTGATGGAAGCCGCGATAGGGCGAAAGCCGCAGGCATCACCGTCGCCACAACCTTGAAGGAGGTGGCCGAACAAGCTGACGACGCAATTGTATCGATGGTCCGCGATTACAACCAGAACGTCGAGGTCCTGCTGGGCGACGATGGCCTCCTTTCCGTCGACCCCAAGGGCCTGACGATTATCGTGATGAGTACGCTCGACCCCGACTCAATGAACACGCTGGGTCGGCGGGTCGAGGCCGCTGCCGACGTCAAGCTGATTGCCGCCGCCGTCAGCGGAGGCGCCACGGGAGCTCAGGCCGGTACGCTGTCGATCATGGCTTCAGGCCCTGAGGACCGAGTAAACGCGGCACGCCCGTACTTTGACGCAGTCGGCTCGAACACCTTCTACTACGGCGCCAATCCAGGCAATAGCCAGGCCGCCAAGTTAGTCAACAACATGGTGCTGGGCGTCATCATGAATGGCGTCGCCGAGGGTTTAAAATTTGGCGCGCACTACAACCTTCCTCAGGAAGAGCTGCTGAACCTGTTCAAGGTCAGTACCGGTGATAGCTGGGTGGCGCGCAACTGGGACTCCGTCTCGAAGTGGACCGAAGACACGGCGCTGTCCGTGCTGCTCAAGGATCTGAAGGCCGCACACCTCAAGGGCCTCGAGCACGGCATCACGATGCCGTTCAACGCCCTGTCTTCAACGATGCTGTTCGACTCCTGGGGCCAGAAGCCGAAGGCCAATTGA
- a CDS encoding MFS transporter, which produces MMEVSLSSQRGQIAHDRVWIAVFIFAFLGLMVDGADLMFLSYSLSSLKQEFGLSNVEAGALGSITLAGMAIGGIYGGWAADRFGRVRTVVWTILVFSAGTAALGFTHNVTQFAVFRFIASLGLGAEYVVCNTLMAEYVPTERRTTVLGTLQAGWSVGYVVATLLAGWILPAFGWRWLFFIAIIPVALAVLMQRFIPEPPSYLAARARGDFTRRGASGDNAVKLIFGNTASRRMFVLWSITAGLLQFGYYGVNNWMPTYLEKELHLKFSSMTGYMVGTYLAMILGKIVAGWLADKFGRRTVFAFGALGAAVFLPVIVLHHTPENIVYLMTAFGFLYGIPYGVNATYMTESFEARIRGSAVGGAYNVGRIGAAVAPAAIGYLATTGSIGLGFLVMGGAYFLCGLVPALFIKEKLYDPQKS; this is translated from the coding sequence ATGATGGAAGTTAGCTTGTCTAGTCAGCGAGGGCAGATTGCGCACGACCGTGTGTGGATCGCTGTCTTCATTTTTGCGTTTCTTGGATTGATGGTCGATGGTGCGGACCTGATGTTCCTTTCGTACAGCTTGTCGAGCCTTAAACAGGAATTCGGACTGTCGAATGTCGAAGCGGGTGCGCTCGGTAGTATCACGCTGGCTGGCATGGCCATCGGCGGAATTTACGGGGGATGGGCTGCCGATCGCTTCGGGCGCGTACGTACGGTGGTATGGACGATCCTCGTGTTCTCCGCCGGTACGGCGGCGCTCGGGTTCACACACAACGTCACTCAGTTCGCGGTGTTCCGCTTCATCGCGTCGCTGGGACTTGGCGCTGAGTATGTCGTCTGCAATACGTTGATGGCCGAGTATGTGCCAACTGAGCGGCGCACCACGGTTCTCGGCACGCTCCAGGCGGGTTGGTCCGTTGGCTATGTGGTTGCGACACTGCTCGCGGGCTGGATTCTGCCCGCGTTTGGGTGGAGATGGCTATTCTTCATCGCGATTATTCCAGTCGCGCTCGCCGTCCTGATGCAGCGCTTTATTCCCGAGCCGCCGAGCTATCTCGCAGCGCGTGCAAGAGGTGACTTCACTAGGCGTGGTGCCAGCGGTGATAACGCGGTGAAGCTGATCTTCGGAAATACCGCATCCCGCCGCATGTTCGTGCTTTGGTCCATTACGGCAGGTCTGCTGCAGTTCGGGTATTACGGCGTGAACAACTGGATGCCAACGTATCTTGAGAAAGAACTGCACCTCAAGTTCTCCTCCATGACCGGCTACATGGTTGGGACGTACTTGGCGATGATTCTCGGAAAGATTGTTGCTGGATGGCTCGCCGACAAATTTGGCCGTCGCACGGTCTTTGCATTTGGTGCGTTGGGCGCGGCAGTCTTCCTTCCTGTCATCGTGCTGCACCATACGCCAGAAAATATTGTGTACCTGATGACGGCGTTTGGCTTCTTGTACGGCATCCCGTACGGAGTGAACGCGACTTATATGACTGAGAGCTTCGAGGCTCGCATTCGCGGCTCGGCCGTGGGGGGAGCGTACAACGTCGGTCGTATCGGCGCTGCAGTCGCTCCAGCCGCGATCGGCTACCTTGCAACCACGGGTTCGATTGGCCTCGGCTTCCTGGTGATGGGTGGTGCCTATTTCCTTTGCGGCTTGGTGCCAGCTCTGTTCATCAAGGAAAAGCTCTACGACCCGCAGAAGTCTTAA
- the pcaF gene encoding 3-oxoadipyl-CoA thiolase, with amino-acid sequence MTASPQAFICDAIRTPFGRYGGALSSVRADDLGAVPLKALMARNTSVDWAAVTDVLYGCANQAGEDNRNVARMSILLAGLPLDVPGATINRLCGSGMDAVGTAARAIKAGEAGLMIAGGVESMSRAPFVMPKADSAFSRANAVYDTTIGWRFVNKLMKTQYGVDSMPETAENVAGDFKIEREAQDRMALASQLKALAAQQAGHLAREIVPVTIPQKKGDPLIVEKDEHPRETSLEALAKLKGVVHEGGTVTAGNASGVNDGACALLLADEATAGRYALTPRARVVGMATAGVAPRIMGIGPAPACQKVLAQTGLTLDQLDVIELNEAFAAQGLAVLRMLGLPDDDERVNAWGGAIALGHPLGASGARLITTAVNRLHATGGRYALCTMCIGVGQGIAVVLERV; translated from the coding sequence ATGACCGCATCTCCTCAAGCCTTTATCTGCGATGCAATTCGGACGCCTTTCGGGCGGTACGGTGGCGCACTGTCGAGTGTCCGTGCCGACGATTTGGGCGCTGTGCCACTCAAAGCGCTAATGGCGCGCAATACCAGCGTAGATTGGGCGGCGGTGACCGATGTGCTGTATGGCTGCGCCAACCAGGCGGGCGAAGACAATCGCAACGTCGCGCGCATGTCCATTTTGTTGGCTGGTCTGCCGCTGGACGTTCCCGGTGCCACCATCAATCGACTCTGTGGCTCAGGGATGGATGCAGTGGGTACTGCTGCACGTGCCATCAAGGCGGGCGAAGCCGGTTTGATGATCGCTGGCGGCGTAGAGAGCATGAGCCGCGCCCCCTTTGTAATGCCGAAAGCCGATAGCGCTTTCAGTCGCGCAAATGCTGTCTACGACACCACTATTGGCTGGCGTTTCGTCAACAAGCTGATGAAGACGCAGTACGGCGTCGACTCGATGCCGGAGACGGCAGAAAACGTCGCCGGTGATTTCAAGATCGAACGCGAGGCGCAGGATCGCATGGCGTTGGCCAGCCAGCTGAAAGCTCTCGCAGCCCAACAAGCAGGCCATTTGGCACGGGAGATTGTCCCCGTGACGATTCCCCAGAAGAAAGGTGATCCGCTCATCGTCGAGAAGGACGAGCATCCGCGCGAGACAAGCCTGGAAGCCCTGGCCAAGCTCAAGGGTGTCGTGCACGAGGGCGGTACGGTCACGGCCGGCAACGCCAGCGGTGTGAATGACGGTGCCTGTGCACTGCTGTTGGCTGATGAAGCCACGGCGGGCCGATACGCTTTGACGCCTCGCGCCCGTGTGGTGGGCATGGCTACGGCTGGCGTAGCGCCTCGCATCATGGGTATCGGTCCGGCACCTGCCTGTCAGAAAGTGCTGGCGCAGACTGGTTTGACGCTCGACCAGCTTGACGTGATTGAACTCAATGAAGCGTTTGCTGCCCAGGGCCTGGCGGTGCTGCGCATGCTTGGCCTTCCCGATGACGATGAGCGAGTAAACGCATGGGGCGGAGCGATTGCACTCGGCCATCCATTGGGTGCCAGCGGAGCGCGACTGATCACCACGGCAGTCAATCGACTCCACGCTACCGGCGGACGATACGCCCTTTGCACGATGTGTATCGGCGTGGGACAAGGCATCGCTGTAGTGCTTGAGCGAGTGTGA
- a CDS encoding electron transfer flavoprotein subunit beta/FixA family protein: MKILVPVKRVVDYNVKVRVKPDCTGVDTADVKMSMNPFDEIAVEAAMRLKEKGVATEVVAVSCGVAQCQETLRTAMAIGADRGILVESDTELQPLAVAKLLKVLVSRERPTLIILGKQAIDDDANQTGQMLAALADLPQATCASKLDLTGDKVTVTREVDGGLETVSLTLPAVITTDLRLNEPRYVTLPNIMKAKRKQLDIVRPEDLGVDVAPRLRTLKVSDPRKRNAGVMVADVAALVEKLKNEAKVI; the protein is encoded by the coding sequence ATGAAGATACTGGTCCCGGTCAAACGCGTAGTGGACTACAACGTCAAAGTTCGCGTCAAACCTGATTGCACGGGCGTGGACACAGCCGACGTAAAGATGAGCATGAACCCTTTCGACGAAATTGCCGTCGAGGCAGCGATGCGCTTGAAGGAAAAGGGGGTGGCAACAGAAGTCGTCGCAGTCTCATGCGGGGTTGCGCAATGTCAGGAAACATTGCGCACGGCCATGGCTATCGGCGCTGACCGCGGCATTCTGGTGGAATCTGATACTGAACTGCAGCCATTAGCCGTTGCCAAGCTGCTCAAGGTGTTAGTGAGCAGGGAACGACCCACCCTCATCATCCTCGGCAAGCAGGCGATCGACGACGACGCGAACCAGACTGGCCAGATGCTCGCAGCTTTGGCGGACCTCCCCCAGGCAACATGTGCTTCCAAGCTCGACCTGACTGGTGACAAAGTCACCGTTACGCGTGAGGTCGATGGTGGTCTTGAGACTGTGTCCCTTACGCTGCCAGCCGTGATCACGACGGACCTGCGTTTGAACGAGCCACGTTACGTGACGCTACCGAACATCATGAAAGCGAAAAGGAAGCAGCTCGACATCGTCCGACCAGAGGATCTCGGCGTGGATGTGGCTCCGCGCCTGAGAACACTGAAGGTCAGCGACCCTCGGAAGCGAAACGCTGGTGTCATGGTGGCCGACGTGGCCGCGCTAGTAGAAAAACTCAAGAACGAAGCGAAGGTGATTTAA
- a CDS encoding carboxymuconolactone decarboxylase family protein, translated as MNTERYQRGLDRMMELVSGSPSNTFDHVKLVESYKTLDPELSDYIVSFAFGDIYSRTSLTQQEQTMVTISTLVALGTEPQLKLHINVGFNVGLTKEKIVGALIHCIPYVGFPRVLNALTLLKEVMAERELAPRTSED; from the coding sequence ATGAACACTGAACGGTATCAGCGGGGCCTCGATCGCATGATGGAGCTCGTCTCCGGCAGCCCATCCAACACCTTCGATCACGTCAAGCTCGTGGAGTCCTACAAGACTCTGGACCCGGAACTGTCCGACTACATTGTCTCCTTCGCTTTCGGCGACATCTATTCCAGAACGAGCCTGACCCAGCAGGAACAGACGATGGTGACTATCTCCACGCTGGTCGCCCTGGGCACGGAGCCGCAGTTGAAGTTACACATCAATGTGGGCTTCAACGTGGGCCTGACCAAGGAAAAGATCGTCGGTGCCCTGATTCATTGCATACCCTATGTCGGGTTCCCACGAGTGCTCAACGCACTGACCCTCCTCAAGGAGGTCATGGCAGAGAGAGAGCTCGCTCCGAGGACCTCCGAGGACTGA